The following are from one region of the Rhizobium sullae genome:
- a CDS encoding DUF2155 domain-containing protein, translated as MKLFTRNHVLRAAGLALALGSSFLPQAASAARIDNPVAVFSGLDKITGRITTFDVYVNETVQFGALQVTPKACYSRDQAEAQKIDGFVEVDEITLDRKIRRIFTGWMFADSPGLNAVEHPIYDVWLKDCKAQSEVPAPVGDAK; from the coding sequence ATGAAGCTTTTCACGCGGAATCATGTCCTGCGTGCCGCCGGGTTGGCCCTGGCGCTTGGCTCTTCCTTCCTGCCGCAGGCGGCGTCTGCCGCACGCATCGACAATCCCGTTGCCGTCTTCTCCGGTCTCGACAAGATCACCGGCCGCATCACCACCTTCGACGTCTACGTCAACGAAACCGTGCAGTTCGGCGCGCTTCAGGTCACGCCGAAGGCCTGCTATTCGCGCGACCAGGCGGAAGCCCAGAAGATCGACGGTTTCGTGGAAGTCGATGAGATTACTCTCGACCGCAAGATCCGCCGCATCTTCACCGGCTGGATGTTCGCCGACAGCCCAGGCCTCAACGCCGTCGAACACCCGATCTACGACGTCTGGCTGAAGGACTGCAAGGCGCAGTCCGAGGTGCCCGCGCCTGTGGGTGATGCGAAGTAG
- the aat gene encoding leucyl/phenylalanyl-tRNA--protein transferase — MAGSRRKSPGITPEILLRAYSIGLFPMAESADDPEIFWVEPELRGVLPLDHFHVSKSLAKTIRKQPFDIRFDHDFDAVIAACAEATSGRPSTWINHTIRSLYSMLHRMGHAHSVEAWDGNELAGGLYGVSLGSAFFGESMFSRRTDASKICLVHLVERLRDRGFTLLDTQFTTEHLKTFGAIDMPKDDYAVMLAAAMDSPHLEF, encoded by the coding sequence ATGGCAGGCTCGCGCAGGAAGTCCCCAGGCATTACCCCGGAGATTCTCCTGCGCGCCTATTCCATCGGACTCTTCCCGATGGCCGAGTCAGCCGACGACCCGGAAATCTTTTGGGTCGAGCCGGAGCTTCGCGGCGTGCTGCCGCTCGATCATTTCCATGTCTCGAAAAGCCTCGCGAAGACCATCCGCAAGCAACCCTTCGATATCCGCTTCGATCATGATTTCGACGCAGTGATCGCGGCCTGCGCGGAGGCAACTTCCGGCCGGCCGAGCACCTGGATCAACCATACCATCAGGTCGCTCTATTCCATGCTTCACCGCATGGGCCATGCCCATTCCGTCGAAGCTTGGGACGGCAATGAACTGGCCGGCGGCCTCTACGGCGTCTCGCTCGGCTCCGCTTTCTTCGGCGAGAGCATGTTCTCCCGCCGCACGGACGCCTCGAAAATCTGTCTCGTTCATCTGGTCGAGCGTCTGCGCGACAGAGGCTTCACCCTGCTCGACACGCAATTCACCACCGAGCACCTGAAGACCTTTGGCGCCATCGACATGCCCAAGGACGACTATGCGGTGATGCTGGCTGCCGCGATGGATTCACCGCATCTGGAGTTTTGA